A region of Vitis vinifera cultivar Pinot Noir 40024 chromosome 13, ASM3070453v1 DNA encodes the following proteins:
- the LOC100249460 gene encoding uncharacterized protein LOC100249460: MGVVIIDGSTVRDFVGNDALFNKSVDDRFSALDLNGDGVLSRSELRKAFETFRLLEAHFGVDVVTPPEQLTQLYDSIFDKFDCDHSDTVDLEEFRSEMKKIMLAIADGLGSCPIQMALEDDDQNFLKKAADFEASKTSS, from the coding sequence ATGGGAGTGGTGATAATAGACGGATCCACGGTGCGAGACTTCGTTGGCAACGACGCCTTGTTCAATAAGAGCGTCGACGACCGCTTCTCTGCCCTTGACCTCAACGGCGACGGCGTCCTCTCCCGCTCCGAGCTCCGCAAGGCCTTCGAGACCTTTAGGCTCTTGGAGGCCCACTTCGGCGTCGACGTCGTCACTCCTCCAGAGCAGCTCACCCAGCTCTACGACTCCATTTTCGATAAATTCGACTGCGACCACAGCGACACCGTCGATCTGGAGGAGTTCCGATCTGAGATGAAGAAGATCATGCTCGCTATTGCTGATGGTTTGGGTTCCTGCCCCATTCAGATGGCTCTTGAGGACGATGATCAGAATTTCCTCAAGAAGGCTGCGGATTTCGAGGCCTCTAAGACTTCTTCCTGA
- the LOC100263212 gene encoding AAA-ATPase At4g25835, translating into MEILSQMWSFLGLLTVLQNVLPSQILSLLHSFYESLQDFFSPFAYFEIPEFNDYCGVDVNDLYRHVNLYLNSVNPATTCRRFTLSRSKSSNRISFTVAPNHTVHDSFNGHTLSWTHHVETVQDSLDERRSFSLKLPKRHRQALLSPYLELVTSRAEEFERVSRERRLFTNNGHGSYESGWVSVPFRHPSTFETLALEPQLRQQITDDLTAFANGKEFYHRVGRAWKRGYLLYGPPGSGKSSLIAAMANYLCYDVYDLELTKVSDNSELRALLIQTTNRSIIVIEDIDCSVDLTADRLSKTKRTTPAKGSSRDEGEENGRVTLSGLLNFTDGLWSCCGEERIIVFTTNHRDNVDPALVRCGRMDVHVSLGTCGIHAFKALAANYLGLESHPLFDVVESCIRSGGTLTPAQVGEILLRNRRDAEVAIKAVISAMQARILGAEREPIEYEEMAKSPESVERGLMESPENWETSSPGKYVRKKRKEGGSVTGSGSSWEKKVKFLVRLRSLTKSDSGRRGC; encoded by the coding sequence ATGGAGATATTGTCACAGATGTGGTCTTTCTTAGGCCTCCTCACTGTACTCCAAAACGTCTTGCCATCCCAAATTCTGTCACTTCTCCACTCCTTCTACGAGTCCCTTCAAGACTTCTTCTCCCCATTCGCCTACTTCGAGATCCCTGAATTCAACGACTACTGCGGCGTCGACGTCAATGACCTCTACCGCCATGTCAACCTCTACCTCAACTCTGTCAACCCTGCCACCACCTGCCGCCGCTTCACCCTCTCGCGCTCCAAATCCTCCAACCGCATCTCCTTCACCGTCGCTCCTAATCACACAGTCCATGACTCCTTCAATGGTCACACTCTCTCCTGGACCCACCACGTGGAGACGGTTCAGGACTCTCTGGACGAGAGGAGAAGCTTCTCCCTCAAGCTCCCCAAGCGCCACCGCCAGGCCCTCCTCTCGCCCTACCTCGAGCTCGTCACCTCTCGCGCTGAGGAGTTTGAGCGAGTCTCTCGCGAGCGAAGGCTCTTCACCAACAATGGTCATGGCTCCTACGAGTCCGGCTGGGTGTCCGTCCCATTCCGCCACCCCTCCACCTTTGAAACCCTCGCGCTGGAGCCGCAGCTCCGGCAACAGATAACGGACGACCTGACCGCGTTCGCCAACGGGAAGGAGTTCTACCATAGGGTGGGACGCGCATGGAAACGTGGGTATTTGCTATACGGACCGCCTGGGTCCGGCAAATCGAGTTTGATCGCAGCAATGGCGAATTACCTCTGCTACGACGTTTACGACCTGGAGCTCACCAAAGTCTCCGACAACTCCGAGCTCAGAGCACTTCTGATACAGACCACTAACCGCTCCATCATCGTCATCGAGGACATCGACTGCTCAGTCGATCTAACGGCGGACAGGCTGTCAAAGACGAAGAGAACGACACCGGCGAAAGGGTCCAGCAGAGACGAGGGTGAGGAGAACGGGCGGGTGACGTTGTCGGGGCTGTTGAATTTCACCGACGGACTGTGGTCGTGTTGTGGGGAGGAGAGGATCATCGTCTTCACCACCAACCACAGGGACAATGTTGACCCAGCGCTCGTTAGATGCGGCCGGATGGACGTTCACGTTAGCCTCGGCACCTGCGGCATACACGCCTTTAAGGCCTTGGCCGCCAACTACCTGGGCTTGGAGTCCCACCCTCTGTTCGACGTCGTGGAGAGCTGTATAAGGTCCGGCGGGACACTCACGCCAGCACAAGTTGGAGAAATACTACTGAGGAATAGAAGAGACGCTGAAGTGGCAATCAAGGCGGTGATATCGGCAATGCAGGCAAGGATTTTGGGAGCCGAAAGGGAACCCATAGAGTATGAGGAGATGGCGAAGTCGCCGGAGAGCGTGGAGAGGGGGCTGATGGAGTCGCCGGAGAATTGGGAGACGTCGTCGCCAGGGAAATACgtgaggaagaagaggaaggaggGGGGTTCAGTTACAGGTTCAGGAAGTAGCTGGGAGAAGAAAGTCAAATTCTTGGTGAGACTGAGATCTTTGACCAAGTCTGACTCTGGAAGAAGGGGTTGTTAA
- the LOC100254566 gene encoding non-specific lipid transfer protein GPI-anchored 14, whose product MGSHCTFMILVIVSMVITCVTSDSAKDKQECTEQLVGMATCLPYVGGDAKAPTPDCCSGLKQVLQKNKKCLCVIIKDRNDPDLGLNLNATLALGLPSVCHAPANVSQCPALLHLAPNSPDAQVFYQFANSSNGTASSTPSTVKSNSSASANSKGVSAQGGCCNGKKWLNLEFAVGGTLLWLLTSNLLI is encoded by the exons ATGGGATCACACTGTACTTTCATGATCTTAGTGATTGTATCAATGGTGATTACCTGTGTAACCTCAGATTCAGCCAAAGACAAACAAGAATGTACAGAGCAGTTGGTAGGGATGGCCACATGTCTTCCCTATGTTGGGGGTGATGCAAAAGCCCCAACACCAGACTGCTGCAGTGGTCTCAAACAAGTCCTGCAGAAGAACAAGAAATGCCTGTGTGTGATTATTAAAGATAGAAATGATCCAGATCTGGGTCTCAACCTTAATGCCACACTTGCCTTGGGCCTTCCTTCTGTTTGCCATGCTCCTGCTAATGTTTCCCAGTGCCCAG CTCTTCTACACTTGGCTCCTAATTCACCAGATGCTCAGGTCTTTTACCAGTTTGCTAACAGCTCCAATGGCACTGCCAGCAGCACTCCTTCTACTG TTAAAAGCAATTCCAGTGCAAGTGCTAATAGTAAAGGCGTGAGCGCTCAGGGTGGCTGTTGCAATGGAAAGAAATGGCTGAATTTGGAGTTTGCTGTTGGTGGGACTTTGCTATGGCTTCTCACTTCAAACTTGCTCATTTAG
- the LOC100259681 gene encoding uncharacterized protein LOC100259681 → MVDGMEDDDAFTKPLGRQAVFYYGVGHMLNDITSACWFTYLLVFLTDIGLPSRDAATVMLSGQIADGFTTIFAGELIDRFGHFKIWHGAGSILVAVSFSSVFGGCLPCKIFGSNSSTLQTVGYSMFAAIFNVGWAATQVSHMSMVNCITLNSTSRVVLASCRNAFTMVANLSLYAVAFVVFNSSKPHTLVDIENQYRWIAYLSIAIGCCFVAIFLLGTKEPRLKKGAHGKGYARILWSHWFRKVLYYQVALVYVLTRLVTNVSQAFLAFYVINDLQMSQSSKALVPAIIYICSFIVSIILQEFTWSGQRLKAFYSAGGILWIICGAGILFLPRNMNAFMYILSIIIGIANALMMVTGVSMQSFLVGEDLHGCAFVYGSLSFLDKISCGLALFVLESYGNSSPDLQGSVISRFSVSRYGLGVVPAVCALVGVVVTYTMNLHTPVPKPIMEPLLA, encoded by the exons ATGGTTGATGGTATGGAAGATGACGATGCTTTCACTAAGCCCCTTGGAAGACAGGCCGTCTTTTATTATGGAGTAGGACATATGCTCAATGATATCACATCTGCTTGTTGGTTTACTTATCTCTTAGTGTTTTTGACAGATATCGGCCTCCCTTCAag GGATGCTGCTACTGTTATGCTTTCAGGACAGATAGCTGATGGATTCACAACCATATTTGCCGGTGAACTG ATAGACAGGTTTGGACATTTCAAAATATGGCATGGGGCAGGATCTATTTTGGTTGCTGTTTCATTTTCCTCCGTTTTTGGCGGTTGCCTACCTTGCAAAATTTTTGGTTCCAATTCATCCACGTTGCAAACTGTTGGGTACAGCATGTTTGCCGCAATCTTCAATGTGGGCTGGGCTGCTACTCAAGTTTCACACAT GTCTATGGTGAATTGCATCACGCTGAATTCAACAAGCAGAGTAGTTCTTGCTAGCTGTCGTAATGCTTTTACAATG GTTGCCAACCTGAGCCTATATGCAGTTGCTTTCGTTGTGTTCAATTCCAGCAAACCACATACACTTGTTGATATTGAAAATCAG TACCGCTGGATTGCATATTTGTCGATCGCTATTGGATGCTGCTTTGTGGCCATTTTTCTCCTTGGAACAAAAGAGCCAAG ATTAAAAAAAGGGGCTCATGGAAAAGGTTATGCAAGGATTTTATGGTCTCACTGGTTCAGAAAAGTTTTATACTACCAAGTTGCTCTTGTCTATGTGCTCACCAGACTAGTGACCAATGTTTCACAG gCATTTCTTGCTTTCTATGTCATTAATGATCTGCAAATGTCACAATCATCTAAAGCTTTG GTTCCTGCAATCATCTACATTTGCAGCTTCATCGTATCTATCATTTTACAG GAGTTCACATGGTCAGGCCAACGCTTGAAGGCCTTCTATTCTGCTGGAGGAATTCTTTGGATAATTTGTGGAGCAGGGATCCTTTTTCTACCCAGAAACATGAATGCTTTTATGTACATTTTATCAATAATCATCGGCATAGCAAACGCCTTAATGATG GTGACTGGTGTAAGCATGCAAAGTTTTCTAGTTGGTGAAGATCTCCATGGCTGTGCATTTGTTTATGGCTCATTGAGTTTCTTGGACAAAATTTCATGTGGGCTAGCCTTGTTCGTTCTTGAGTCATATGGAA ATTCCTCTCCAGACCTCCAGGGATCAGTTATTTCACGTTTTTCGGTTTCAAGATATGGTTTGGGTGTTGTACCAGCAGTTTGTGCGCTTGTTGGGGTGGTGGTAACATACACTATGAATCTGCATACTCCCGTTCCAAAACCTATAATGGAGCCACTGTTGGCCTAA
- the LOC100240950 gene encoding DEAD-box ATP-dependent RNA helicase 37 has product MRTSWADSEEAEAAAVPSTIINNGVVPNSGAAAAAAVSGNSRPARSAYVPPHLRNRPPSSTPPPPAVSAPPAANTRWGGGGGGGGRSGGSFGGAASNTRTGGWDRGREREVNPFGDDVDVEPPFVQQENSGINFDAYEDIPVDTSGDNVPPAVNSFSEIDLGDALNLNIRRCKYVKPTPVQRHAIPISIAGRDLMACAQTGSGKTAAFCFPIISGIMKGQYAQRPRGSRTAYPLALILSPTRELSCQIHDEAKKFSYQTGVRVVVAYGGAPINQQLRDLERGVDILVATPGRLVDLLERARISLQMVQYLALDEADRMLDMGFEPQIRRIVEQMDMPPRGVRQTMLFSATFPKEIQRLASDFLANYIFLAVGRVGSSTDLIVQRVEFVQESDKRSHLMDLLHAQRENGTHGKQALTLVFVETKKGADALEHWLCINGFPATSIHGDRSQQEREHALRLFKSGATPILVATDVAARGLDIPHVAHVVNFDLPNDIDDYVHRIGRTGRAGKTGLATAFFNENNSSLARGLAELMQESNQEVPAWLSRYAARSSYGGGGRNRRSGGGRFGGRDFRRDTSFNRSGGGGDYYGGGRSNSGYGASGSSYGGGGYGAGVTSAWD; this is encoded by the exons ATGCGTACATCTTGGGCCGATTCGGAAGAAGCTGAAGCCGCAGCAGTACCTTCCACCATCATCAACAATGGAGTAGTACCAAACAGTGgcgccgccgccgccgccgccgtTTCCGGCAACTCTCGTCCCGCCCGATCAGCATACGTTCCGCCACATCTTCGCAACCGCCCTCCTTCTTCAACTCCTCCCCCTCCGGCGGTCAGTGCTCCCCCTGCTGCCAACACTCGTTGGGGCGgtggcggcggcggcggcggccGCTCCGGAGGCAGCTTCGGGGGAGCTGCTTCCAACACGAGAACTGGTGGTTGGGACCGCGGGAGGGAAAGGGAAGTTAATCCTTTTGGGGACGATGTTGATGTCGAACCCCCATTCGTTCAGCAGGAGAACTCCGGGATTAATTTTGACGCATACGAGGATATTCCGGTGGACACTAGTGGGGATAATGTTCCGCCGGCGGTCAATTCTTTTTCGGAGATTGATTTAGGCGATGCGCTTAATCTCAATATTAGGAGGTGCAAATATGTGAAGCCAACGCCAGTGCAGCGCCACGCCATTCCTATTTCGATTGCTGGCAGGGATTTGATGGCTTGTGCTCAGACTGGCTCTGGAAAGACTGCTGCTTTTTGCTTTCCCATTATCAGTGGTATTATGAAGGGCCAGTATGCGCAGAGGCCACGGGGCTCCCGGACTGCTTACCCTCTTGCTCTTATTTTATCCCCCACCAGAGAGCTGTCATGCCAG ATACATGATGAAGCAAAAAAGTTTTCGTATCAAACTGGTGTAAGGGTGGTTGTTGCTTATGGAGGAGCTCCAATTAATCAGCAG CTAAGGGATCTGGAAAGAGGTGTTGACATTCTTGTTGCAACACCAGGAAGATTGGTTGATTTGCTAGAAAGGGCTAGAATTTCTCTTCAGATGGTCCAGTACCTGGCTCTAGATGAGGCAGATCGAATGCTGGATATGGGTTTTGAACCTCAAATTAGAAGGATTGTAGAACAGATGGATATGCCTCCACGAGGCGTAAGACAAACTATGCTATTCAGCGCCACCTTTCCAAAAGAAATACAG AGATTGGCCTCTGATTTTCTCGCAAATTACATTTTCCTGGCTGTTGGAAGGGTTGGTTCTAGTACTGATTTGATTGTCCAAAGAGTTGAATTTGTACAAGAGTCTGACAAGAGAAGCCACCTTATGGATCTTCTTCATGCACAGAGAGAAAATGGAACTCATGGAAAG CAAGCCTTGACTTTAGTTTTTGTCGAGACAAAGAAAGGAGCTGATGCTTTGGAACATTGGCTATGCATAAATGGGTTTCCAGCTACTTCTATTCATGGTGATAGATCGCAGCAG GAAAGAGAACACGCTTTGAGATTATTCAAAAGTGGTGCAACTCCAATTCTGGTGGCAACTGATGTGGCAGCACGGGGTCTTGATATTCCTCATGTTGCTCATGTGGTAAATTTTGACCTTCCCAATGACATCGATGACTATGTCCATCGGATAGGACGAACTGGCCGAGCTGGTAAAACAGGATTGGCCACTGCATTCTTCAATGAAAATAATTCGTCATTGGCTCGGGGCCTTGCTGAACTAATGCAAGAATCAAACCAAGAAGTGCCTGCTTGGCTTTCACGTTATGCAGCTCGGTCTTCTTATGGCGGAGGGGGAAGAAACCGTCGATCAGGTGGGGGTCGTTTCGGTGGCCGGGATTTCCGAAGGGATACTTCTTTTAATAGATCTGGAGGCGGTGGCGATTACTATGGTGGAGGTAGAAGTAACAGCGGATATGGAGCTTCTGGCAGCAGTTATGGAGGTGGTGGATATGGTGCAGGTGTGACTAGTGCGTGGGACTAG
- the LOC132254980 gene encoding uncharacterized protein LOC132254980 has translation MSRGGRRRFTVESKAYDLVIDEVGGKLRGCIWERCKGLSSWIRFGDASLSSLLVGVESCCRDRDDSNWSLAWEEENRKYRLERRTNEAGRFILCSVRDLEAKRFCLIFPEGKRLFGGWNTLAEKLREVGVAPFRGVKDPLSLEVLKKEKEPDQRTYADVVNLRLGRLGDKVWLERGGRVKPGRLEQLGRCLVGRWDKVENHPPALVFLKNWAVHAWLLKGKLDIAVMGGGLLLFEFELMSEAERVLARGKRKVLGSVLMMERWHPEVGCFSNGVFAREVWVRVVGLPLHLWNREVFKLIGDGCGGFIAVDNKTESMAELQWARLLVKSVGRDTPSSVQIADEMGCFSVQLWWESPPWFSQVVPAGSALGKGDAVAVEVAGSGSREECRGGVIVKVGQPMEQRGAGEPPCGSSSKGISGCPYELAGRGPGKEVTGGEDSCGISSRGGGKLANMGGFKSGPAACVFGPDWEAQARSGLGDGGLKSEFVGVQTFGPDCEPRPITLKGWVMGCEERPFLIKGLIEGCEERADIGFEPVLGGLRENRASPRAEVGGMEIRASMEASGGQVKEDGGIACILGGDWRDSESLMAKARARMSEEALLAEASRYEPVIDVLGGVRVHFSSSSLSGCDRAMVVGVVRDPVVIDEEDGYHAPLRALLTDGRPWEMSTEGGKNRGVRSKESEDLEEEEDQGSGWDDSSLAKFSKSLGFSTVGVEGEVLKLLLRLKSRRDQGKKKGSSGMTRFDREVKKLEWSINYEGESRKKGSDRRNGDRALCLK, from the coding sequence ATGTCTAGAGGAGGTAGAAGACGGTTTACTGTGGAATCTAAAGCTTATGATCTTGTGATTGATGAAGTAGGAGGAAAGCTGAGAGGATGCATTTGGGAGAGATGTAAAGGGCTATCATCTTGGATCAGATTTGGAGATGCAAGCCTCAGTAGTCTGCTGGTAGGTGTGGAGTCCTGCTGTAGAGATAGAGATGATAGTAATTGGTCCCTCGCATGGGAGGAGGAGAATAGGAAATATAGATTGGAGCGTCGTACAAATGAGGCAGGTAGATTCATTCTCTGTTCTGTTCGTGATTTGGAGGCAAAAaggttttgcttaatttttccAGAAGGAAAGAGGCTATTTGGAGGATGGAACACCTTGGCTGAGAAGCTGAGAGAGGTTGGGGTAGCTCCTTTTAGAGGAGTAAAGGACCCTCTTTCTCTTGAGGTgctgaagaaggaaaaagagcCTGATCAAAGGACATATGCAGATGTAGTAAATCTGAGATTGGGGAGACTTGGGGACAAGGTTTGGCTGGAAAGGGGAGGGAGGGTGAAGCCTGGTAGATTAGAGCAGCTTGGTCGTTGCTTAGTGGGTAGATGGGATAAGGTGGAGAACCATCCTCCTGCGTTGGTTTTTCTGAAAAACTGGGCTGTCCACGCTTGGCTCCTCAAAGGAAAGCTGGACATAGCTGTAATGGGAGGTGGGCTATTGCTATTTGAGTTCGAATTGATGAGTGAGGCCGAGCGTGTTCTTGCTAGAGGGAAGAGAAAGGTTCTAGGCAGTGTTTTAATGATGGAAAGATGGCACCCGGAGGTGGGGTGTTTCAGCAATGGTGTTTTTGCTAGAGAGGTATGGGTGAGAGTGGTAGGTCTTCCCCTTCATTTATGGAATCGAGAGGTGTTTAAGTTGATAGGAGATGGTTGTGGTGGGTTCATTGCTGTGGACAACAAGACGGAATCAATGGCAGAGCTGCAATGGGCTAGATTGTTGGTGAAATCGGTGGGCAGGGACACACCTTCCTCCGTCCAGATTGCGGATGAGATGGGGTGCTTCTCAGTCCAGCTGTGGTGGGAATCCCCACCTTGGTTCTCTCAGGTGGTGCCGGCGGGAAGTGCTCTCGGGAAAGGGGATGCAGTGGCTGTAGAAGTTGCAGGGAGTGGGTCTCGTGAAGAGTGTAGAGGAGGCGTGATCGTGAAGGTTGGACAGCCGATGGAGCAGAGGGGAGCAGGTGAGCCGCCCTGTGGTAGTTCTTCTAAAGGGATTTCAGGCTGTCCATATGAGTTGGCTGGTAGGGGGCCTGGAAAGGAGGTGACTGGTGGAGAAGACAGCTGCGGGATCAGCAGTCGAGGGGGAGGGAAGTTAGCAAACATGGGAGGTTTTAAATCTGGGCCAGCTGCTTGTGTTTTTGGGCCTGATTGGGAGGCCCAAGCCAGGAGCGGGCTTGGAGATGGTGGTCTTAAGTCAGAATTTGTGGGAGTCCAGACGTTTGGGCCAGATTGTGAGCCCAGGCCCATCACCTTAAAAGGGTGGGTAATGGGCTGCGAGGAAAGGCCTTTCCTCATAAAGGGGTTGATCGAGGGCTGCGAAGAGAGGGCCGACATAGGTTTTGAACCGGTGTTGGGGGGATTAAGAGAAAATAGGGCTTCTCCTCGTGCCGAGGTCGGGGGGATGGAGATTAGGGCTTCGATGGAAGCTTCGGGTGGCCAAGTTAAGGAAGACGGGGGGATCGCTTGCATCCTTGGAGGAGATTGGAGGGATTCCGAGTCTCTAATGGCGAAGGCGAGAGCGCGGATGTCCGAAGAAGCGCTGCTAGCTGAAGCATCCAGGTACGAGCCCGTCATCGATGTTCTTGGGGGGGTTCGGGTCcacttctcttcttcttctctttctggGTGCGATCGGGCTATGGTGGTGGGGGTTGTTAGGGATCCGGTAGTTATTGACGAAGAAGATGGGTATCATGCTCCGTTGCGAGCGTTGTTGACTGATGGCAGGCCGTGGGAGATGAGTACAGAGGGGGGAAAGAACAGGGGTGTCAGGTCAAAGGAGAGTGAGGATCTGGAGGAAGAAGAGGACCAGGGCAGCGGTTGGGATGACAGTAGCTTGGCTAAGTTCAGCAAGTCCTTGGGATTCTCGACAGTTGGTGTTGAGGGGGAAGTTCTTAAACTTCTGTTAAGGCTGAAATCAAGGAGGGATCAAGGCAAGAAGAAAGGAAGTTCAGGGATGACTAGGTTTGATAGGGAAGTGAAAAAATTGGAATGGTCGATTAATTATGAAGGAGAAAGCAGGAAGAAAGGCTCGGATAGAAGAAACGGGGACAGAGCCCTGTGCCTCAAATGA